The following proteins are encoded in a genomic region of Poecilia reticulata strain Guanapo linkage group LG11, Guppy_female_1.0+MT, whole genome shotgun sequence:
- the LOC103472019 gene encoding CMP-N-acetylneuraminate-beta-galactosamide-alpha-2,3-sialyltransferase 1-like — MSSVSLRSIPKDKSVFANNRRSSAGESVIRSMMSFKLKLQVILLSVATAGLFLVAHFSDLSQLQFQDLCACDTCMSENRGLLSGRLNRSVELVLSSKTNLSEEAFRWWKHLMNEQRDLEFFKKTVHKLFKIFPHTPKLRKQSPDTCRTCAVVGNSANLKGSHYGPLIDYQDVVIRMNFAKTKGYEEDVGNKTTYHVMYPESAMDLHNSTHLVFFPFKIMDLEWLIKAFTTGYYRIYYMPLKTRIRANKDLVMVINPAFMKYSHEIWLENEGAYPSTGFMTLIFALHICDEVHVFGFGADSDGNWSHYFEVLTKKDLKTGEHPGDREYDIIQKLAEEKTVKFYKGS, encoded by the exons ATGTCCAGTGTCAGCCTACGAAGCATTCCAAAAGACAAATCTGTGTTTGCAAATAACAGGCGGAGCTCAGCAGGAGAAAGCGTCATCCG GTCAATGATGTCATTCAAACTGAAACTACAGGTTATTCTGCTGTCTGTGGCGACGgctggtttgtttttggtggCACATTTCAGTGACTTGTCTCAACTTCAATTCCAAGACCTGTGTGCCTGTGACACCTGCATGTCTGAAAACAGAGGGTTGCTTAGTGGTCGTCTGAACCGTTCTGTTGAACTGGTTTTgtcttcaaaaacaaacctctcAGAGGAAGCTTTCAGGTGGTGGAAG CATTTGATGAATGAACAGCGGGACTTagagttctttaaaaaaacggTCCATAAGCTCTTTAAGATCTTCCCCCACACACCCAAGCTTAGAAAACAGAGCCCTGACACCTGCAGGACTTGTGCAGTTGTCGGAAATTCTGCAAATTTGAAAGGCTCACATTATGGACCTCTGATAGATTACCAAGATGTCGTTATAAG AATGAACTTTGCTAAAACAAAAGGCTATGAGGAAGATGTCGGGAACAAAACGACTTATCATGTCATGTACCCAGAGAGCGCCATGGATTTACACAACTCCACTCATCTCGTCTTCTTTCCGTTCAAGATTATGGATCTTGAATGGCTCATCAAGGCTTTTACGACAGGATACTATAGAAT TTATTACATGCCCTTAAAGACCAGAATTAGAGCCAACAAAGATTTG GTGATGGTGATCAACCCAGCATTCATGAAGTATTCTCATGAGATCTGGCTGGAGAATGAAGGAGCGTATCCATCCACCGGCTTCATGACTTTAATTTTCGCCCTACATATTTGTGATGAG GTCCATGTCTTTGGCTTTGGAGCAGACAGCGACGGAAACTGGAGCCATTACTTTGAAGTGTTGACCAAGAAGGATTTGAAAACTGGAGAGCACCCTGGAGATCGTGAATATGACATCATACAGAAACTAGCTGAAgagaaaactgtgaaatttTACAAAGGGTCATGA